The following are encoded together in the Azospirillum lipoferum 4B genome:
- a CDS encoding glycosyltransferase family 2 protein has translation MTRIPVSVVVMTRNEAVNLGPCLMALTRFAECFVVDSGSDDGTPDIARSCGAKLVRFTWNGRYPKKKQWCLDNLPLAHDWVLFVDADERPTVALIEEIVGLMAGSPRHSAYWIDGRPVLRGRVLRFGCWNRKLALLHRRQVRFPDQPDLDVAAMWEVEGHYQPLVAGTTGRLRHPMDHGDAKPPSAWFDRHNRYSDWEAALRADGRMERLIDGEPADGGFWRRRTLKRLFQRLPGRPLWAFLHAYVLRLGVLDGTAGLDHALGRAFYYWQVGLKMRAAVQAQASAARLPSGRSSSPSAYSSTSAMRSPPSAFSRSKVRLRTPGSSIR, from the coding sequence ATGACCCGGATTCCCGTTTCCGTCGTGGTGATGACCCGCAACGAGGCTGTGAACCTCGGCCCTTGCCTGATGGCGCTGACCCGCTTTGCCGAGTGCTTCGTGGTCGACAGCGGCAGCGACGACGGGACGCCGGACATCGCCCGATCCTGTGGCGCGAAACTGGTGCGTTTCACCTGGAACGGCCGCTATCCCAAGAAGAAGCAATGGTGTCTGGACAATCTGCCGCTGGCCCATGACTGGGTGCTGTTCGTCGATGCGGACGAACGGCCGACCGTGGCATTGATCGAGGAGATCGTCGGTCTGATGGCGGGCAGTCCGCGCCATTCCGCCTATTGGATCGATGGCCGTCCGGTCCTGCGCGGCCGGGTTTTGCGCTTCGGCTGCTGGAACCGCAAGCTGGCTCTGCTCCACCGCCGCCAAGTCCGCTTTCCCGATCAGCCGGACCTGGATGTCGCCGCCATGTGGGAGGTGGAGGGCCATTACCAGCCGCTGGTCGCCGGCACGACGGGACGGCTGCGGCACCCGATGGACCATGGCGATGCCAAGCCGCCGTCAGCCTGGTTCGACCGGCACAACCGCTATTCCGACTGGGAGGCGGCCTTGCGTGCCGACGGCCGGATGGAGCGGTTGATCGATGGCGAGCCCGCCGATGGCGGCTTCTGGCGCCGGCGAACGCTGAAGCGATTGTTTCAGCGCCTGCCCGGCCGTCCGCTCTGGGCCTTCCTGCATGCCTATGTGCTGCGCCTGGGCGTCCTAGACGGCACAGCGGGGCTGGATCACGCGTTGGGACGCGCGTTCTATTATTGGCAGGTCGGGCTCAAGATGCGGGCTGCCGTTCAGGCTCAGGCTTCCGCCGCGCGCCTTCCGTCGGGCCGCTCATCTTCGCCGAGCGCTTATTCCTCGACCAGTGCGATGCGGTCGCCGCCCAGCGCCTTCAGCAGGTCGAAGGTGCGCTTGCGCACGCCCGGATCCTCGATCCGGTAA
- a CDS encoding helix-turn-helix domain-containing protein, with translation MSATKTKLAPAHTLSRRGEGPNPIDIHVGARLRLRRTLLGLSQEKLGEAVGITFQQLQKYERGSNRISASRLYNLSQVLGVPVSYFFDDMPSPDQLTAEAPAESPSETDEFESMARRETLELVRAYYRIEDPGVRKRTFDLLKALGGDRIALVEE, from the coding sequence ATGAGCGCGACCAAGACCAAACTCGCCCCCGCCCACACTCTGTCGCGCCGCGGCGAAGGTCCCAACCCCATCGACATTCATGTCGGTGCCCGCCTGCGGCTTCGCCGCACCCTGCTCGGCCTGAGCCAGGAGAAGCTGGGCGAGGCGGTCGGGATCACCTTCCAGCAGCTGCAGAAATACGAGCGCGGCTCCAACCGCATCAGCGCCAGCCGCCTCTACAACCTTTCCCAGGTTCTTGGCGTGCCGGTCAGCTACTTCTTCGACGACATGCCGTCGCCCGACCAGCTCACCGCCGAGGCGCCGGCCGAAAGCCCGAGCGAGACCGACGAGTTCGAATCGATGGCCCGCCGTGAAACGCTGGAGCTGGTCCGTGCCTATTACCGGATCGAGGATCCGGGCGTGCGCAAGCGCACCTTCGACCTGCTGAAGGCGCTGGGCGGCGACCGCATCGCACTGGTCGAGGAATAA
- a CDS encoding glycosyltransferase produces the protein MSKVSPLRLAILTVVRNDRAGLIDTHDSLKGQLGPQVAWLVADGGSTDGTAEWLADHADQTVWWRSALDRGLYAAMNDGLDAARRLGFSHVLFLNAGDRLAAADSAMRLLQAIGRHPGAALLYGDALERQSDGRILLKRARSHRWAAFGMFTHHQAMIYSVPALARLRFDPAFRIAADYAFTLGALGRGPAIRLRWPICLFAPGGLSQRDAATGRREQEAIRRMQLGQRPLFAAAITALQRVALAGRQLFPTAYAKLRFRCPET, from the coding sequence ATGAGCAAGGTATCCCCTCTCCGCCTCGCCATTCTGACGGTGGTTCGTAACGACCGCGCCGGCCTGATCGATACCCATGACAGCCTGAAGGGGCAGTTGGGACCGCAGGTCGCCTGGCTGGTCGCCGACGGCGGCTCCACCGACGGCACCGCCGAATGGCTGGCGGACCATGCCGACCAAACGGTCTGGTGGCGGTCCGCCCTGGATCGGGGGCTCTATGCGGCGATGAACGATGGGCTCGATGCCGCCCGGCGCCTCGGATTCAGCCATGTGCTGTTCCTGAATGCCGGCGACCGGCTGGCCGCGGCGGACAGCGCCATGCGGTTGCTGCAGGCGATCGGCCGCCATCCCGGCGCCGCCCTCCTTTACGGCGATGCGCTGGAGCGGCAGAGCGACGGACGTATCCTGTTGAAGCGCGCGCGGTCCCACCGCTGGGCGGCTTTCGGCATGTTCACGCATCATCAGGCCATGATCTACAGCGTACCTGCCCTGGCAAGGCTTCGTTTCGACCCCGCTTTCAGGATCGCGGCCGACTATGCCTTCACGCTTGGCGCCCTGGGTCGCGGACCGGCTATCCGGCTGCGGTGGCCCATCTGTCTGTTCGCCCCCGGTGGCCTGTCTCAGCGCGATGCCGCCACCGGCCGGCGTGAACAGGAAGCGATTCGGCGCATGCAGTTGGGCCAGCGCCCGCTGTTTGCGGCGGCGATCACCGCGTTGCAGCGAGTCGCACTGGCAGGGCGTCAACTTTTTCCCACGGCTTACGCGAAATTACGTTTCCGATGCCCGGAAACTTAA
- a CDS encoding SLBB domain-containing protein has product MPPSASALEAAFSARAGEPLRQFGYDLFAPARVSAVTDESAPGAVQGDYVLNTGDAVTVTLRGQKSFSKRFAIDRNGQLVVDDLRPVTAAGLSLDALRRELAAAVAATWPNTEAFATLAEVRRIGVVVTGAVRNPGRQEVSAFATALDALSAAGGVERSGSLRAIRLMRAGGSIAVDLYALQLAGEAGNADRPLRDGDRLFVPPLGATVGIAGPVRRPGIYELPPGGGQLSAAELRDLAGGALRPGRARLLRFGIGPSGEETTEEIADANTRRFGDGDLLLFAPLREDRRDEVRLEGHVLRPGPRALPQSGTIGGLLSRSDLRPAPYLPFAALETGDSATGNSATGSRTLHPVDLSAVLNGRDRRRLAEGDILHVLGASDIDFLTAEPVLALLRGERQPPEGACPGLVALARSLAAEPDGPLATGPQARAAAGLTGARMPCPPLFAAVPDLLPLALRHAVLRLSGVPRPGFYPVAGAATPEKGGAGETIVESDAPQYELIGHVRRPGTRRLTAGTTLRGALAEGKALKRDVYPLLGIVERYDRRSLTRVYLPFSPQEVAAGRADRGLADGDRIHLFAAEDIRSLVKPTDAGTNATSAESAEAEAADEPPMLAALLDPAIVALIGERTVQVRGAVRDPGGYPVADRTPLSALVAVAGGLSADADPAAAELTAVTGSRSIVDLGRDGTRMAGPGDALRVNPRPQALESRAVAIDGAVRRPGRYDIGRGETLSSLIARAGGLLEDAYPAGAVLTRESERRREKEQFQRQARELERTLALEVEKGEPVKAENVALARQLAAQLRGAEPLGRVVVEADPAVLRTRPELDPLLEPDDRIVIPKRPLTVAVAGEVLHPTAAQFVSGKSAEDYLSEAGGPTRDADTGRSFLILPDGRARSLALSSWNHRVETIPPGSMLVVPRDPRPFDGLDVAKTFGNILSQLAITAASVSVIAR; this is encoded by the coding sequence TTGCCGCCCTCCGCCTCAGCTCTGGAAGCCGCCTTTTCCGCCCGCGCCGGCGAACCGCTGCGTCAGTTCGGCTATGACCTGTTCGCCCCCGCCCGCGTTTCGGCAGTCACCGACGAAAGCGCACCGGGTGCGGTTCAGGGCGACTATGTGCTGAACACCGGCGATGCCGTGACGGTGACTCTGCGCGGCCAGAAGTCGTTCAGCAAACGCTTCGCCATCGACCGCAACGGCCAGCTGGTGGTGGATGACCTCCGCCCGGTCACCGCCGCGGGCCTGTCGCTGGACGCCCTCCGGCGGGAACTTGCCGCCGCGGTTGCCGCCACCTGGCCCAACACCGAAGCTTTCGCGACCCTGGCGGAGGTTCGGCGGATCGGCGTGGTGGTCACCGGTGCCGTGCGGAACCCGGGCCGGCAGGAGGTCAGCGCCTTCGCCACCGCTCTCGACGCCCTGTCGGCGGCCGGCGGCGTGGAGCGGAGCGGCAGCCTGCGTGCCATCCGCCTGATGCGCGCAGGCGGCAGCATCGCCGTGGACCTGTATGCCCTGCAGTTGGCCGGGGAGGCCGGCAATGCCGATCGGCCGTTGCGCGACGGCGACCGCCTGTTCGTTCCGCCACTGGGCGCCACGGTCGGCATCGCCGGTCCGGTCAGGAGGCCGGGCATCTATGAGCTGCCTCCCGGCGGCGGTCAGCTGTCGGCCGCCGAATTGCGCGATCTGGCCGGCGGGGCGTTGCGACCCGGCCGCGCCCGGCTGCTGCGCTTCGGCATCGGTCCATCCGGCGAGGAAACCACCGAGGAGATCGCGGACGCCAATACCCGCCGGTTCGGCGACGGCGACCTGCTGCTGTTCGCCCCGTTGCGCGAAGACCGCCGCGACGAGGTGCGGCTGGAGGGACATGTCCTGCGCCCCGGCCCGCGCGCCCTTCCGCAGTCCGGGACCATTGGCGGACTGCTCTCCCGCAGCGATCTGCGGCCCGCCCCCTATCTGCCGTTCGCGGCATTGGAGACCGGCGACTCGGCCACCGGCAACTCGGCCACGGGATCGCGAACCCTCCACCCGGTCGATCTCTCCGCCGTGCTGAACGGGCGCGACCGCCGCAGGTTGGCCGAGGGCGATATCCTCCATGTGCTCGGGGCGAGCGACATCGATTTCCTGACCGCGGAGCCGGTGCTGGCCTTGCTTCGCGGGGAGCGGCAACCGCCGGAGGGCGCCTGCCCCGGTCTGGTCGCGCTGGCCCGCAGCCTTGCCGCCGAACCGGATGGACCGCTCGCCACCGGCCCGCAGGCACGCGCCGCTGCCGGGCTGACCGGCGCGCGCATGCCTTGCCCGCCACTGTTCGCCGCCGTGCCCGACCTGCTTCCCCTGGCGCTCCGCCATGCGGTGCTTCGCCTGTCCGGCGTGCCGCGCCCGGGCTTCTATCCGGTCGCTGGCGCCGCCACCCCAGAGAAGGGCGGCGCCGGCGAGACAATCGTCGAATCGGATGCACCGCAATACGAGCTGATCGGCCATGTCCGCCGTCCCGGCACGCGCCGCCTGACGGCGGGAACGACCTTGCGCGGCGCGCTGGCGGAGGGGAAAGCCCTGAAGCGCGATGTCTATCCGCTGCTGGGGATCGTCGAGCGTTACGACCGGCGCAGCCTGACCCGTGTCTATCTGCCCTTCTCGCCGCAGGAGGTCGCTGCCGGGCGTGCCGACCGTGGACTTGCCGACGGCGACCGCATCCACCTGTTCGCCGCGGAGGATATCCGCAGTCTGGTCAAACCCACCGATGCCGGCACAAATGCGACCTCCGCCGAATCGGCCGAGGCCGAGGCGGCGGACGAACCGCCGATGCTGGCCGCACTGCTCGATCCCGCCATCGTCGCGCTGATCGGCGAGCGGACGGTGCAGGTGCGCGGCGCGGTACGCGATCCCGGCGGCTATCCGGTCGCCGACCGCACGCCGCTGTCCGCACTGGTCGCCGTCGCGGGCGGGCTGTCGGCCGATGCCGATCCGGCCGCAGCGGAGCTCACGGCAGTGACCGGCAGCCGCAGCATCGTCGATCTCGGGCGCGACGGCACGCGCATGGCCGGTCCCGGCGACGCGTTGCGGGTCAATCCGCGGCCACAGGCGCTCGAGTCGCGTGCGGTCGCCATCGATGGGGCGGTGCGCCGGCCCGGCCGCTACGATATCGGGCGCGGCGAGACGCTGTCCTCCCTGATCGCACGGGCCGGCGGCCTGCTGGAAGACGCCTATCCGGCCGGAGCCGTCCTGACCCGCGAGAGCGAGCGCCGCCGCGAGAAGGAGCAGTTCCAGCGTCAGGCGCGGGAACTGGAACGCACGCTGGCCCTGGAAGTGGAAAAGGGCGAGCCGGTGAAGGCGGAAAATGTCGCGCTGGCGCGGCAGCTCGCCGCCCAGCTTCGCGGTGCGGAACCGCTGGGCCGCGTGGTGGTGGAGGCGGATCCTGCGGTCCTGCGCACACGGCCCGAGTTGGATCCGCTGCTGGAACCCGACGACCGCATCGTGATCCCCAAGCGGCCGCTGACCGTCGCGGTCGCCGGCGAGGTCCTGCACCCCACCGCCGCCCAGTTCGTCAGCGGCAAGAGCGCGGAGGATTACCTGAGCGAGGCAGGAGGTCCGACCCGTGATGCCGATACCGGACGCAGCTTCCTGATCCTGCCCGACGGCAGGGCGCGTAGTCTGGCCTTGTCCTCCTGGAACCATCGGGTGGAAACGATACCGCCCGGCTCCATGCTGGTGGTGCCGCGCGACCCGCGGCCCTTCGATGGGCTCGACGTCGCCAAGACCTTCGGCAACATCCTGAGCCAGCTTGCCATCACCGCCGCTTCCGTTTCGGTGATCGCGCGATGA
- a CDS encoding histone deacetylase family protein, with protein MIVIHSEEHRLQAGRSELNDGQLVPCYEKPARADIVRARIEAVGLGPIVEPTRHGLAPLERVHDAGYLGFLQTAWDEWVEEHGADIDALPLNWVAPGMSRRRVPRSIDGRLGFYSFDAGTPITAGTWRAATAAADSALTGTDRLRAGDRSAFALCRPPGHHAGHAFYGGYCFLNNAAVAAQSLRDGGAARVAVLDVDYHHGNGTQEIFWERGDVLFVSIHADPLDEFPYFCGHADETGAGAGEGANLNLTLPWGTDWTGYSQALAAAAARIRGFGADALVLSLGADTYGGDPISRFRLLSEDFLRMGSAIAGIGLPTLFVLEGGYAVDDLGVNVANVLTGFEQG; from the coding sequence GTGATCGTCATCCACAGCGAAGAGCACCGGCTGCAGGCCGGACGGTCCGAACTCAACGACGGCCAGCTCGTCCCCTGTTACGAGAAGCCGGCGCGCGCCGACATCGTGCGGGCGCGGATCGAGGCGGTTGGGCTGGGACCCATCGTCGAACCCACCCGTCACGGCCTGGCTCCGCTGGAGCGGGTGCATGACGCCGGCTATCTCGGCTTCCTCCAGACCGCCTGGGACGAGTGGGTGGAGGAGCATGGCGCCGACATCGATGCGCTGCCGCTGAACTGGGTGGCGCCGGGCATGTCGCGGCGGCGGGTGCCGCGGTCCATCGACGGGCGACTCGGCTTCTATTCCTTCGATGCCGGGACACCGATCACCGCCGGCACCTGGCGGGCGGCGACCGCCGCGGCGGACAGCGCGCTGACCGGCACCGACCGGCTGCGGGCCGGCGACCGCAGCGCCTTCGCACTCTGCCGGCCGCCGGGCCACCATGCCGGGCATGCGTTCTACGGCGGCTACTGCTTCCTGAACAATGCGGCCGTCGCGGCGCAGTCCTTGCGCGACGGCGGGGCCGCGCGGGTGGCGGTGCTGGACGTCGATTACCATCACGGCAACGGCACGCAGGAGATCTTCTGGGAACGCGGCGACGTGCTGTTCGTGTCGATCCACGCCGACCCGCTCGACGAGTTCCCCTATTTCTGCGGTCATGCCGACGAGACCGGCGCCGGGGCGGGCGAGGGGGCGAACCTGAACCTGACGCTGCCCTGGGGCACCGACTGGACGGGCTACTCCCAGGCGCTGGCCGCGGCGGCAGCGCGAATCCGGGGGTTCGGGGCCGACGCGCTGGTGCTGTCGCTGGGCGCGGACACCTATGGCGGCGATCCGATCTCCCGCTTCCGGCTGCTGTCGGAGGATTTCCTGCGCATGGGGTCCGCCATCGCCGGCATCGGTCTGCCGACGCTGTTCGTGCTGGAAGGCGGCTATGCCGTCGACGATCTCGGCGTGAACGTCGCCAATGTGCTGACCGGCTTCGAGCAGGGGTGA
- a CDS encoding putative metalloprotease CJM1_0395 family protein, whose translation MWAVAADLSISSLSIGTYATPRSQPARGEGRSASGAKDGGGSAGPTDTVALSDAAQQQVQKLKQVDANVRQHEAAHQAAGGSHAGGASFTYTRGPDGKNYATGGEVPIDVSTESEPAATIAKMEQVKAAALAPSDPSPQDMRVAAQADAAKLKAQAELRRQGGEGQGGEGQGGEGQGRERQSADSPAGRAAAAYGAAQSLGYAQSGRGLTV comes from the coding sequence ATGTGGGCGGTGGCCGCCGACCTATCCATCTCCAGCCTGTCCATCGGGACCTATGCCACTCCGCGCAGCCAGCCGGCGCGGGGGGAGGGCAGGAGCGCGTCCGGCGCCAAGGACGGCGGTGGGTCCGCCGGGCCGACCGACACGGTCGCGCTGTCCGACGCCGCCCAGCAGCAGGTCCAGAAGCTAAAGCAGGTCGACGCGAATGTCCGCCAGCATGAGGCGGCGCATCAGGCGGCCGGCGGCAGCCATGCCGGCGGCGCGTCCTTCACCTACACGCGCGGGCCGGACGGCAAGAACTACGCCACCGGGGGCGAGGTTCCGATCGACGTCAGCACCGAGTCGGAGCCGGCCGCAACCATCGCCAAGATGGAGCAGGTGAAAGCGGCTGCCCTCGCCCCGTCCGATCCGTCGCCGCAGGACATGAGAGTTGCCGCCCAAGCCGATGCTGCGAAGCTGAAGGCTCAGGCGGAACTGCGCCGGCAAGGCGGAGAAGGACAAGGTGGAGAGGGGCAAGGTGGAGAAGGGCAGGGGCGAGAGCGGCAGAGCGCGGACTCCCCGGCCGGACGTGCCGCCGCGGCCTACGGAGCGGCACAGTCCCTGGGCTATGCCCAGTCGGGCAGGGGGCTGACGGTCTGA
- the aguB gene encoding N-carbamoylputrescine amidase has translation MTASPTVPPSRTVTVAATQMACSWDRAANVDGVESLIREAAAKGAQIILPQELFETPYFCKDQKQSLFDLAAPAEGHPVIGRMQSLARELSVVIPVSFFEKARNAYYNSVAMVDADGSLLGIYRKSHIPDGPGYQEKFYFSPGDTGIPVFRTRYATVGCAICWDQWFPETARIMALKGAEILLYPTAIGSEPQDSSIDSQGHWTRVMQGHAGANLMPLVASNRVGVEQGESCALTFYGSSFIAGPQGEIVAQADRESRTVLTATFDLDRIAAQRASWGVFRDRRPDLYGALLTLDGETTPRR, from the coding sequence ATGACCGCTTCGCCGACCGTCCCCCCGTCCCGTACCGTCACCGTCGCCGCCACCCAGATGGCCTGCAGCTGGGACCGTGCCGCCAACGTCGACGGCGTCGAATCGCTGATTCGGGAGGCTGCTGCAAAGGGCGCGCAGATCATCCTGCCGCAGGAACTGTTCGAGACCCCTTATTTCTGCAAGGATCAGAAGCAGTCGCTGTTCGACCTCGCCGCACCGGCCGAAGGCCATCCGGTGATCGGACGGATGCAGTCGCTGGCGCGCGAGCTGTCGGTGGTGATCCCCGTCAGCTTCTTCGAAAAGGCGCGCAACGCCTATTACAACTCGGTGGCAATGGTGGATGCCGACGGCAGCCTGCTGGGCATCTATCGCAAGTCCCACATCCCGGACGGACCGGGCTATCAGGAGAAGTTCTATTTCAGCCCCGGCGACACCGGCATCCCGGTGTTCAGGACCCGCTACGCCACCGTCGGCTGCGCCATCTGCTGGGACCAGTGGTTTCCGGAAACCGCCCGGATCATGGCGCTGAAGGGGGCGGAAATCCTGCTCTACCCGACCGCCATCGGATCGGAGCCGCAGGACTCCTCCATCGACAGCCAGGGTCATTGGACCCGGGTGATGCAGGGCCATGCCGGCGCCAACCTGATGCCGCTCGTCGCTTCCAACCGCGTCGGGGTGGAACAGGGGGAAAGCTGCGCGCTGACCTTCTACGGCTCGTCCTTCATCGCCGGGCCGCAGGGCGAGATCGTGGCGCAGGCCGACCGCGAAAGCCGGACGGTGCTGACCGCGACCTTCGACCTCGACCGCATCGCCGCCCAGCGCGCCTCCTGGGGCGTCTTCCGCGACCGCCGTCCGGACCTGTACGGCGCGCTGCTGACCCTGGATGGAGAAACGACGCCGCGGCGCTGA